From the Malus domestica chromosome 17, GDT2T_hap1 genome, one window contains:
- the LOC103405681 gene encoding YTH domain-containing protein ECT4-like isoform X1 encodes MAANQPQAPDRTSEEKPAEPDSMKEQVVPHVAKNERSVSPNPSPDAATIGLPREAAGQSGPFGSGGDHTVFPPNVYAPQAQTFYYRGYENRTAEWDEYSPYINTEGLEINSPGVYNENPSLVFHSGYGYNPQMPYGPYSPVTTPMPSVGGDAQLYSPQQYPFSGPPYYQQLGHPSMQYITSPTTVSQPELTTLVNIDQQGDNMLFGPRPGYHPSVGSFGRGNYPGNPGSQGFHDLQQGFDGFRSGGLWSDWPKPSDRHRSLSPFSPSVSPQPIGPLGSFGQNIGMASQEQRSMYGFGSGSNSYNRGYMPSGFNQGSGLGSSPFSSFGANNRGFLSLGNSKRHVRGSDPICSCNAPLDILCEQNRGPRASKPKSQIMADSCVENTKHNASTTKVLDESFNRPDFVTDYKDAKFFIIKSYSEDNVHKSIKYGVWASTPNGNRKLDAAYCEAKEMHDGCTVFLFFSVNASAQFCGVAEMIGPVDFDKSLDYWQQDKWSGQFPVKWHMIKDVPNSQFRHIILENNDNKPVTNSRDTQEVKLEQGIELLNIFKNYETEMSILDDFEFYEDRQKAMQERKARQQASLIAVGVVGENEHKSTVQIPSDFIKHMSKSFAQVVRLDEGSKEPTTLSERASPASDGSIGARVKLEDAMPAPVPSSQTG; translated from the exons ATGGCGGCAAACCAACCGCAGGCTCCAGATCGTACTTCCG AAGAGAAACCTGCTGAACCAGATAGCATGAAGGAGCAGGTAGTT CCCCATGTCGCAAAAAATGAGAGGTCAGTTTCTCCTAATCCTTCTCCGGATGCTGCCACTATAGGTCTTCCAAGGGAGGCAGCAGGTCAATCGGGTCCTTTTGGTTCAGGTGGAGATCACACTGTTTTTCCACCTAATGTATATGCCCCTCAGGCCCAGACCTTCTACTATAGAG GTTATGAAAATAGAACTGCTGAGTGGGACGAATATTCTCCATACATCAACACTGAAGGATTGGAGATTAATTCTCCT GGTGTCTACAATGAGAATCCTTCTTTAGTCTTTCATTCTGGATATGGCTACAATCCACAAATGCCGTACGGGCCTTACTCCCCGGTTACAACACCAATGCCGTCCGTAGGTGGAGATGCACAGTTATATTCTCCCCAGCAATACCCATTTTCGGGACCGCCATATTATCAGCAGCTTGGTCATCCTAGCATGCAATATATTACCTCACCTACCACAGTGTCACAACCAGAGCTCACCACCTTAGTTAATATCGACCAACAAGGTGACAATATGCTTTTTGGACCAAGGCCTGGTTATCATCCTTCAGTGGGATCTTTTGGTAGAGGCAATTATCCTGGAAATCCTGGTAGTCAGGGTTTTCATGATTTGCAGCAAGGATTTGATGGATTTAGATCTGGAGGCCTTTGGTCAGACTGGCCGAAACCCTCAGATAGGCACAGGTCTTTGAGTCCCTTTTCGCCATCAGTATCTCCACAGCCAATTGGCCCACTGGGCTCATTTGGGCAGAATATTGGAATG GCTTCTCAAGAACAAAGGTCGATGTATGGGTTTGGGTCTGGTTCAAACTCTTATAACAGAGGCTACATGCCCAGTGGTTTTAATCAGGGATCTGGCCTTGGAAGTTCACCATTTTCTAGCTTTGGAGCTAACAATCGTGGCTTTCTATCATTAGGAAATAGCAAGCGGCATGTGAGGGGCAGCGATCCTATATGCAGTTGCAATGCCCCCCTTGATATTCTTTGTGAGCAGAATCGAGGCCCGAGGGCCTCAAAGCCAAAGAGTCAAATCATGGCTGATAGCTGTGTGGAGAACACCAAACATAACGCTTCTACAACCAAGGTCCTTGATGAATCATTCAACAGGCCTGATTTTGTAACAGACTACAAAGATGCTAAGTTCTTCATTATCAAGTCATATAGTGAAGATAATGTTCACAAGAGCATCAAATATGGTGTCTGGGCCAGCACGCCAAATGGTAACAGAAAGTTGGATGCTGCATATTGTGAAGCTAAGGAGATGCATGATGGCTGCActgtttttctcttcttttcg GTGAATGCTAGTGCTCAGTTCTGTGGGGTGGCTGAAATGATTGGACCTGTTGATTTTGACAAGAGTCTGGATTACTGGCAGCAAGACAAATGGAGTGGCCAGTTTCCTGTGAAGTGGCATATGATTAAAGACGTTCCCAACAGTCAGTTTCGTCACATCATTCTTGAAAATAATGACAACAAGCCTGTAACTAACAGCCGAGATACTCAAGAG GTAAAATTGGAGCAGGGAATTGAGTTGTTGAATATCTTCAAGAACTATGAAACAGAGATGTCGATTCTAgatgattttgaattttatgaAGACCGGCAGAAAGCAATGCAAGAGCGGAAGGCCAGACAGCAAGCCAGCCTGATTGCTGTCGGTGTAGTTGGAGAAAATGAGCACAAAAGTACTGTTCAAATTCCCAGTGATTTCATCAAGCACATGTCCAAGAGTTTTGCTCAAGTCGTCCGCTTGGATGAGGGCAGTAAAGAGCCTACTACCCTTTCCGAAAGAGCTAGTCCTGCTTCCGACGGCTCCATTGGTGCCAGAGTAAAACTTGAAGATGCGATGCCAGCTCCCGTGCCTTCCTCTCAGACCGGTTAG
- the LOC103405681 gene encoding YTH domain-containing protein ECT4-like isoform X4 yields MDAEEKPAEPDSMKEQPHVAKNERSVSPNPSPDAATIGLPREAAGQSGPFGSGGDHTVFPPNVYAPQAQTFYYRGYENRTAEWDEYSPYINTEGLEINSPGVYNENPSLVFHSGYGYNPQMPYGPYSPVTTPMPSVGGDAQLYSPQQYPFSGPPYYQQLGHPSMQYITSPTTVSQPELTTLVNIDQQGDNMLFGPRPGYHPSVGSFGRGNYPGNPGSQGFHDLQQGFDGFRSGGLWSDWPKPSDRHRSLSPFSPSVSPQPIGPLGSFGQNIGMASQEQRSMYGFGSGSNSYNRGYMPSGFNQGSGLGSSPFSSFGANNRGFLSLGNSKRHVRGSDPICSCNAPLDILCEQNRGPRASKPKSQIMADSCVENTKHNASTTKVLDESFNRPDFVTDYKDAKFFIIKSYSEDNVHKSIKYGVWASTPNGNRKLDAAYCEAKEMHDGCTVFLFFSVNASAQFCGVAEMIGPVDFDKSLDYWQQDKWSGQFPVKWHMIKDVPNSQFRHIILENNDNKPVTNSRDTQEVKLEQGIELLNIFKNYETEMSILDDFEFYEDRQKAMQERKARQQASLIAVGVVGENEHKSTVQIPSDFIKHMSKSFAQVVRLDEGSKEPTTLSERASPASDGSIGARVKLEDAMPAPVPSSQTG; encoded by the exons ATGGATGCAGAAGAGAAACCTGCTGAACCAGATAGCATGAAGGAGCAG CCCCATGTCGCAAAAAATGAGAGGTCAGTTTCTCCTAATCCTTCTCCGGATGCTGCCACTATAGGTCTTCCAAGGGAGGCAGCAGGTCAATCGGGTCCTTTTGGTTCAGGTGGAGATCACACTGTTTTTCCACCTAATGTATATGCCCCTCAGGCCCAGACCTTCTACTATAGAG GTTATGAAAATAGAACTGCTGAGTGGGACGAATATTCTCCATACATCAACACTGAAGGATTGGAGATTAATTCTCCT GGTGTCTACAATGAGAATCCTTCTTTAGTCTTTCATTCTGGATATGGCTACAATCCACAAATGCCGTACGGGCCTTACTCCCCGGTTACAACACCAATGCCGTCCGTAGGTGGAGATGCACAGTTATATTCTCCCCAGCAATACCCATTTTCGGGACCGCCATATTATCAGCAGCTTGGTCATCCTAGCATGCAATATATTACCTCACCTACCACAGTGTCACAACCAGAGCTCACCACCTTAGTTAATATCGACCAACAAGGTGACAATATGCTTTTTGGACCAAGGCCTGGTTATCATCCTTCAGTGGGATCTTTTGGTAGAGGCAATTATCCTGGAAATCCTGGTAGTCAGGGTTTTCATGATTTGCAGCAAGGATTTGATGGATTTAGATCTGGAGGCCTTTGGTCAGACTGGCCGAAACCCTCAGATAGGCACAGGTCTTTGAGTCCCTTTTCGCCATCAGTATCTCCACAGCCAATTGGCCCACTGGGCTCATTTGGGCAGAATATTGGAATG GCTTCTCAAGAACAAAGGTCGATGTATGGGTTTGGGTCTGGTTCAAACTCTTATAACAGAGGCTACATGCCCAGTGGTTTTAATCAGGGATCTGGCCTTGGAAGTTCACCATTTTCTAGCTTTGGAGCTAACAATCGTGGCTTTCTATCATTAGGAAATAGCAAGCGGCATGTGAGGGGCAGCGATCCTATATGCAGTTGCAATGCCCCCCTTGATATTCTTTGTGAGCAGAATCGAGGCCCGAGGGCCTCAAAGCCAAAGAGTCAAATCATGGCTGATAGCTGTGTGGAGAACACCAAACATAACGCTTCTACAACCAAGGTCCTTGATGAATCATTCAACAGGCCTGATTTTGTAACAGACTACAAAGATGCTAAGTTCTTCATTATCAAGTCATATAGTGAAGATAATGTTCACAAGAGCATCAAATATGGTGTCTGGGCCAGCACGCCAAATGGTAACAGAAAGTTGGATGCTGCATATTGTGAAGCTAAGGAGATGCATGATGGCTGCActgtttttctcttcttttcg GTGAATGCTAGTGCTCAGTTCTGTGGGGTGGCTGAAATGATTGGACCTGTTGATTTTGACAAGAGTCTGGATTACTGGCAGCAAGACAAATGGAGTGGCCAGTTTCCTGTGAAGTGGCATATGATTAAAGACGTTCCCAACAGTCAGTTTCGTCACATCATTCTTGAAAATAATGACAACAAGCCTGTAACTAACAGCCGAGATACTCAAGAG GTAAAATTGGAGCAGGGAATTGAGTTGTTGAATATCTTCAAGAACTATGAAACAGAGATGTCGATTCTAgatgattttgaattttatgaAGACCGGCAGAAAGCAATGCAAGAGCGGAAGGCCAGACAGCAAGCCAGCCTGATTGCTGTCGGTGTAGTTGGAGAAAATGAGCACAAAAGTACTGTTCAAATTCCCAGTGATTTCATCAAGCACATGTCCAAGAGTTTTGCTCAAGTCGTCCGCTTGGATGAGGGCAGTAAAGAGCCTACTACCCTTTCCGAAAGAGCTAGTCCTGCTTCCGACGGCTCCATTGGTGCCAGAGTAAAACTTGAAGATGCGATGCCAGCTCCCGTGCCTTCCTCTCAGACCGGTTAG
- the LOC103405681 gene encoding YTH domain-containing protein ECT4-like isoform X5, translating into MAANQPQAPDRTSGYENRTAEWDEYSPYINTEGLEINSPGVYNENPSLVFHSGYGYNPQMPYGPYSPVTTPMPSVGGDAQLYSPQQYPFSGPPYYQQLGHPSMQYITSPTTVSQPELTTLVNIDQQGDNMLFGPRPGYHPSVGSFGRGNYPGNPGSQGFHDLQQGFDGFRSGGLWSDWPKPSDRHRSLSPFSPSVSPQPIGPLGSFGQNIGMASQEQRSMYGFGSGSNSYNRGYMPSGFNQGSGLGSSPFSSFGANNRGFLSLGNSKRHVRGSDPICSCNAPLDILCEQNRGPRASKPKSQIMADSCVENTKHNASTTKVLDESFNRPDFVTDYKDAKFFIIKSYSEDNVHKSIKYGVWASTPNGNRKLDAAYCEAKEMHDGCTVFLFFSVNASAQFCGVAEMIGPVDFDKSLDYWQQDKWSGQFPVKWHMIKDVPNSQFRHIILENNDNKPVTNSRDTQEVKLEQGIELLNIFKNYETEMSILDDFEFYEDRQKAMQERKARQQASLIAVGVVGENEHKSTVQIPSDFIKHMSKSFAQVVRLDEGSKEPTTLSERASPASDGSIGARVKLEDAMPAPVPSSQTG; encoded by the exons ATGGCGGCAAACCAACCGCAGGCTCCAGATCGTACTTCCG GTTATGAAAATAGAACTGCTGAGTGGGACGAATATTCTCCATACATCAACACTGAAGGATTGGAGATTAATTCTCCT GGTGTCTACAATGAGAATCCTTCTTTAGTCTTTCATTCTGGATATGGCTACAATCCACAAATGCCGTACGGGCCTTACTCCCCGGTTACAACACCAATGCCGTCCGTAGGTGGAGATGCACAGTTATATTCTCCCCAGCAATACCCATTTTCGGGACCGCCATATTATCAGCAGCTTGGTCATCCTAGCATGCAATATATTACCTCACCTACCACAGTGTCACAACCAGAGCTCACCACCTTAGTTAATATCGACCAACAAGGTGACAATATGCTTTTTGGACCAAGGCCTGGTTATCATCCTTCAGTGGGATCTTTTGGTAGAGGCAATTATCCTGGAAATCCTGGTAGTCAGGGTTTTCATGATTTGCAGCAAGGATTTGATGGATTTAGATCTGGAGGCCTTTGGTCAGACTGGCCGAAACCCTCAGATAGGCACAGGTCTTTGAGTCCCTTTTCGCCATCAGTATCTCCACAGCCAATTGGCCCACTGGGCTCATTTGGGCAGAATATTGGAATG GCTTCTCAAGAACAAAGGTCGATGTATGGGTTTGGGTCTGGTTCAAACTCTTATAACAGAGGCTACATGCCCAGTGGTTTTAATCAGGGATCTGGCCTTGGAAGTTCACCATTTTCTAGCTTTGGAGCTAACAATCGTGGCTTTCTATCATTAGGAAATAGCAAGCGGCATGTGAGGGGCAGCGATCCTATATGCAGTTGCAATGCCCCCCTTGATATTCTTTGTGAGCAGAATCGAGGCCCGAGGGCCTCAAAGCCAAAGAGTCAAATCATGGCTGATAGCTGTGTGGAGAACACCAAACATAACGCTTCTACAACCAAGGTCCTTGATGAATCATTCAACAGGCCTGATTTTGTAACAGACTACAAAGATGCTAAGTTCTTCATTATCAAGTCATATAGTGAAGATAATGTTCACAAGAGCATCAAATATGGTGTCTGGGCCAGCACGCCAAATGGTAACAGAAAGTTGGATGCTGCATATTGTGAAGCTAAGGAGATGCATGATGGCTGCActgtttttctcttcttttcg GTGAATGCTAGTGCTCAGTTCTGTGGGGTGGCTGAAATGATTGGACCTGTTGATTTTGACAAGAGTCTGGATTACTGGCAGCAAGACAAATGGAGTGGCCAGTTTCCTGTGAAGTGGCATATGATTAAAGACGTTCCCAACAGTCAGTTTCGTCACATCATTCTTGAAAATAATGACAACAAGCCTGTAACTAACAGCCGAGATACTCAAGAG GTAAAATTGGAGCAGGGAATTGAGTTGTTGAATATCTTCAAGAACTATGAAACAGAGATGTCGATTCTAgatgattttgaattttatgaAGACCGGCAGAAAGCAATGCAAGAGCGGAAGGCCAGACAGCAAGCCAGCCTGATTGCTGTCGGTGTAGTTGGAGAAAATGAGCACAAAAGTACTGTTCAAATTCCCAGTGATTTCATCAAGCACATGTCCAAGAGTTTTGCTCAAGTCGTCCGCTTGGATGAGGGCAGTAAAGAGCCTACTACCCTTTCCGAAAGAGCTAGTCCTGCTTCCGACGGCTCCATTGGTGCCAGAGTAAAACTTGAAGATGCGATGCCAGCTCCCGTGCCTTCCTCTCAGACCGGTTAG
- the LOC103405681 gene encoding YTH domain-containing protein ECT4-like isoform X3: MDAEEKPAEPDSMKEQVVPHVAKNERSVSPNPSPDAATIGLPREAAGQSGPFGSGGDHTVFPPNVYAPQAQTFYYRGYENRTAEWDEYSPYINTEGLEINSPGVYNENPSLVFHSGYGYNPQMPYGPYSPVTTPMPSVGGDAQLYSPQQYPFSGPPYYQQLGHPSMQYITSPTTVSQPELTTLVNIDQQGDNMLFGPRPGYHPSVGSFGRGNYPGNPGSQGFHDLQQGFDGFRSGGLWSDWPKPSDRHRSLSPFSPSVSPQPIGPLGSFGQNIGMASQEQRSMYGFGSGSNSYNRGYMPSGFNQGSGLGSSPFSSFGANNRGFLSLGNSKRHVRGSDPICSCNAPLDILCEQNRGPRASKPKSQIMADSCVENTKHNASTTKVLDESFNRPDFVTDYKDAKFFIIKSYSEDNVHKSIKYGVWASTPNGNRKLDAAYCEAKEMHDGCTVFLFFSVNASAQFCGVAEMIGPVDFDKSLDYWQQDKWSGQFPVKWHMIKDVPNSQFRHIILENNDNKPVTNSRDTQEVKLEQGIELLNIFKNYETEMSILDDFEFYEDRQKAMQERKARQQASLIAVGVVGENEHKSTVQIPSDFIKHMSKSFAQVVRLDEGSKEPTTLSERASPASDGSIGARVKLEDAMPAPVPSSQTG, encoded by the exons ATGGATGCAGAAGAGAAACCTGCTGAACCAGATAGCATGAAGGAGCAGGTAGTT CCCCATGTCGCAAAAAATGAGAGGTCAGTTTCTCCTAATCCTTCTCCGGATGCTGCCACTATAGGTCTTCCAAGGGAGGCAGCAGGTCAATCGGGTCCTTTTGGTTCAGGTGGAGATCACACTGTTTTTCCACCTAATGTATATGCCCCTCAGGCCCAGACCTTCTACTATAGAG GTTATGAAAATAGAACTGCTGAGTGGGACGAATATTCTCCATACATCAACACTGAAGGATTGGAGATTAATTCTCCT GGTGTCTACAATGAGAATCCTTCTTTAGTCTTTCATTCTGGATATGGCTACAATCCACAAATGCCGTACGGGCCTTACTCCCCGGTTACAACACCAATGCCGTCCGTAGGTGGAGATGCACAGTTATATTCTCCCCAGCAATACCCATTTTCGGGACCGCCATATTATCAGCAGCTTGGTCATCCTAGCATGCAATATATTACCTCACCTACCACAGTGTCACAACCAGAGCTCACCACCTTAGTTAATATCGACCAACAAGGTGACAATATGCTTTTTGGACCAAGGCCTGGTTATCATCCTTCAGTGGGATCTTTTGGTAGAGGCAATTATCCTGGAAATCCTGGTAGTCAGGGTTTTCATGATTTGCAGCAAGGATTTGATGGATTTAGATCTGGAGGCCTTTGGTCAGACTGGCCGAAACCCTCAGATAGGCACAGGTCTTTGAGTCCCTTTTCGCCATCAGTATCTCCACAGCCAATTGGCCCACTGGGCTCATTTGGGCAGAATATTGGAATG GCTTCTCAAGAACAAAGGTCGATGTATGGGTTTGGGTCTGGTTCAAACTCTTATAACAGAGGCTACATGCCCAGTGGTTTTAATCAGGGATCTGGCCTTGGAAGTTCACCATTTTCTAGCTTTGGAGCTAACAATCGTGGCTTTCTATCATTAGGAAATAGCAAGCGGCATGTGAGGGGCAGCGATCCTATATGCAGTTGCAATGCCCCCCTTGATATTCTTTGTGAGCAGAATCGAGGCCCGAGGGCCTCAAAGCCAAAGAGTCAAATCATGGCTGATAGCTGTGTGGAGAACACCAAACATAACGCTTCTACAACCAAGGTCCTTGATGAATCATTCAACAGGCCTGATTTTGTAACAGACTACAAAGATGCTAAGTTCTTCATTATCAAGTCATATAGTGAAGATAATGTTCACAAGAGCATCAAATATGGTGTCTGGGCCAGCACGCCAAATGGTAACAGAAAGTTGGATGCTGCATATTGTGAAGCTAAGGAGATGCATGATGGCTGCActgtttttctcttcttttcg GTGAATGCTAGTGCTCAGTTCTGTGGGGTGGCTGAAATGATTGGACCTGTTGATTTTGACAAGAGTCTGGATTACTGGCAGCAAGACAAATGGAGTGGCCAGTTTCCTGTGAAGTGGCATATGATTAAAGACGTTCCCAACAGTCAGTTTCGTCACATCATTCTTGAAAATAATGACAACAAGCCTGTAACTAACAGCCGAGATACTCAAGAG GTAAAATTGGAGCAGGGAATTGAGTTGTTGAATATCTTCAAGAACTATGAAACAGAGATGTCGATTCTAgatgattttgaattttatgaAGACCGGCAGAAAGCAATGCAAGAGCGGAAGGCCAGACAGCAAGCCAGCCTGATTGCTGTCGGTGTAGTTGGAGAAAATGAGCACAAAAGTACTGTTCAAATTCCCAGTGATTTCATCAAGCACATGTCCAAGAGTTTTGCTCAAGTCGTCCGCTTGGATGAGGGCAGTAAAGAGCCTACTACCCTTTCCGAAAGAGCTAGTCCTGCTTCCGACGGCTCCATTGGTGCCAGAGTAAAACTTGAAGATGCGATGCCAGCTCCCGTGCCTTCCTCTCAGACCGGTTAG
- the LOC103405681 gene encoding YTH domain-containing protein ECT4-like isoform X2: MAANQPQAPDRTSEEKPAEPDSMKEQPHVAKNERSVSPNPSPDAATIGLPREAAGQSGPFGSGGDHTVFPPNVYAPQAQTFYYRGYENRTAEWDEYSPYINTEGLEINSPGVYNENPSLVFHSGYGYNPQMPYGPYSPVTTPMPSVGGDAQLYSPQQYPFSGPPYYQQLGHPSMQYITSPTTVSQPELTTLVNIDQQGDNMLFGPRPGYHPSVGSFGRGNYPGNPGSQGFHDLQQGFDGFRSGGLWSDWPKPSDRHRSLSPFSPSVSPQPIGPLGSFGQNIGMASQEQRSMYGFGSGSNSYNRGYMPSGFNQGSGLGSSPFSSFGANNRGFLSLGNSKRHVRGSDPICSCNAPLDILCEQNRGPRASKPKSQIMADSCVENTKHNASTTKVLDESFNRPDFVTDYKDAKFFIIKSYSEDNVHKSIKYGVWASTPNGNRKLDAAYCEAKEMHDGCTVFLFFSVNASAQFCGVAEMIGPVDFDKSLDYWQQDKWSGQFPVKWHMIKDVPNSQFRHIILENNDNKPVTNSRDTQEVKLEQGIELLNIFKNYETEMSILDDFEFYEDRQKAMQERKARQQASLIAVGVVGENEHKSTVQIPSDFIKHMSKSFAQVVRLDEGSKEPTTLSERASPASDGSIGARVKLEDAMPAPVPSSQTG; the protein is encoded by the exons ATGGCGGCAAACCAACCGCAGGCTCCAGATCGTACTTCCG AAGAGAAACCTGCTGAACCAGATAGCATGAAGGAGCAG CCCCATGTCGCAAAAAATGAGAGGTCAGTTTCTCCTAATCCTTCTCCGGATGCTGCCACTATAGGTCTTCCAAGGGAGGCAGCAGGTCAATCGGGTCCTTTTGGTTCAGGTGGAGATCACACTGTTTTTCCACCTAATGTATATGCCCCTCAGGCCCAGACCTTCTACTATAGAG GTTATGAAAATAGAACTGCTGAGTGGGACGAATATTCTCCATACATCAACACTGAAGGATTGGAGATTAATTCTCCT GGTGTCTACAATGAGAATCCTTCTTTAGTCTTTCATTCTGGATATGGCTACAATCCACAAATGCCGTACGGGCCTTACTCCCCGGTTACAACACCAATGCCGTCCGTAGGTGGAGATGCACAGTTATATTCTCCCCAGCAATACCCATTTTCGGGACCGCCATATTATCAGCAGCTTGGTCATCCTAGCATGCAATATATTACCTCACCTACCACAGTGTCACAACCAGAGCTCACCACCTTAGTTAATATCGACCAACAAGGTGACAATATGCTTTTTGGACCAAGGCCTGGTTATCATCCTTCAGTGGGATCTTTTGGTAGAGGCAATTATCCTGGAAATCCTGGTAGTCAGGGTTTTCATGATTTGCAGCAAGGATTTGATGGATTTAGATCTGGAGGCCTTTGGTCAGACTGGCCGAAACCCTCAGATAGGCACAGGTCTTTGAGTCCCTTTTCGCCATCAGTATCTCCACAGCCAATTGGCCCACTGGGCTCATTTGGGCAGAATATTGGAATG GCTTCTCAAGAACAAAGGTCGATGTATGGGTTTGGGTCTGGTTCAAACTCTTATAACAGAGGCTACATGCCCAGTGGTTTTAATCAGGGATCTGGCCTTGGAAGTTCACCATTTTCTAGCTTTGGAGCTAACAATCGTGGCTTTCTATCATTAGGAAATAGCAAGCGGCATGTGAGGGGCAGCGATCCTATATGCAGTTGCAATGCCCCCCTTGATATTCTTTGTGAGCAGAATCGAGGCCCGAGGGCCTCAAAGCCAAAGAGTCAAATCATGGCTGATAGCTGTGTGGAGAACACCAAACATAACGCTTCTACAACCAAGGTCCTTGATGAATCATTCAACAGGCCTGATTTTGTAACAGACTACAAAGATGCTAAGTTCTTCATTATCAAGTCATATAGTGAAGATAATGTTCACAAGAGCATCAAATATGGTGTCTGGGCCAGCACGCCAAATGGTAACAGAAAGTTGGATGCTGCATATTGTGAAGCTAAGGAGATGCATGATGGCTGCActgtttttctcttcttttcg GTGAATGCTAGTGCTCAGTTCTGTGGGGTGGCTGAAATGATTGGACCTGTTGATTTTGACAAGAGTCTGGATTACTGGCAGCAAGACAAATGGAGTGGCCAGTTTCCTGTGAAGTGGCATATGATTAAAGACGTTCCCAACAGTCAGTTTCGTCACATCATTCTTGAAAATAATGACAACAAGCCTGTAACTAACAGCCGAGATACTCAAGAG GTAAAATTGGAGCAGGGAATTGAGTTGTTGAATATCTTCAAGAACTATGAAACAGAGATGTCGATTCTAgatgattttgaattttatgaAGACCGGCAGAAAGCAATGCAAGAGCGGAAGGCCAGACAGCAAGCCAGCCTGATTGCTGTCGGTGTAGTTGGAGAAAATGAGCACAAAAGTACTGTTCAAATTCCCAGTGATTTCATCAAGCACATGTCCAAGAGTTTTGCTCAAGTCGTCCGCTTGGATGAGGGCAGTAAAGAGCCTACTACCCTTTCCGAAAGAGCTAGTCCTGCTTCCGACGGCTCCATTGGTGCCAGAGTAAAACTTGAAGATGCGATGCCAGCTCCCGTGCCTTCCTCTCAGACCGGTTAG